One Streptomyces sp. V4I8 genomic window carries:
- a CDS encoding glycoside hydrolase produces MPHRHRIVRALAPTVPLALGASLMAAPVASAADPAPRSAVTVRIDPSYQQQEFEGWGTSLVWFANATGGYPEPIRRQLVDMLFGADGLGLNIARYNIGGGNAPDVREDYMKAGATMEGFWKAPEGTTRQDMDWWDPNNPDHWNWDADAGQRWWVDQIKDKVSRWEAFSNSPPWFQTVSGYVSGGFDASDDQIRADRVDDFATYLTRVTERIEQAHGIEFDTIDPLNEPNTPYWGTQLGADGQPMGGRQEGAHAGPELQQKVILALDKALEGARTDAEISAMDETNPGIFTQNWNAYGTPARAAVDQLNVHTYGTGQRTSARDIAKGADKKLWMSEVEGTWGTGTDYTGMEPGLGIATRMVDDMRELEPSAWVFWQPIEDSVPQTAAGKNWGSIHVPFNCTAEDTLETCPIRTNSKFHTIRNFTHYIRPGDHFVKVDDPSSVAAVRQNGRAATVVHVNSATSARSVTLDLSRFGKVAHRATVTPVVTSGDGALVRDTPVLVTDRSATLSVPAKSVTTFLVEGAAGVARDAALVRPGHVYRLQGAQSGKSLAPSDDGSGAVVRTTDPADAQQLWSVRKLTRGTDNRERYALTHAKTGKRLAVRDDQAVLEEPESDRGQVPEAAQWIMSTTGDATWTFVNAATGRLVDVTGQSTADGAKVSTYTPTSAANQRWTVTDETVLRTEPAKAFTVPGLRPELPTTVRPVLRDGARGALPVVWDLPSDRKWRDPGTVRVRGEATDPLGRKIPALAVVTVDMIASTLPGRAKTYAGGTPDLPATVVGIGRNGGRADLPATWEPAPDGAFDTTGVVTLRGVAQVVGGDTVDAAVRVQVTEPVETNIAVGDGVSVAATFTESGYSAERLRNGDLTEKAWSNWKPGNTKNPSDTVTFTLPKARDLSRVVAHFYRDGSSASFPESLKVQVRAADTGTWIDASDPVAVGTEGTPVVDIPLKAGPASEVRVVMTARQGGYLTLSEIEVHAKGPGTSSDPAAESIEVSGKPIPSFDPDTTDYRVVTGAPSRTRVTATARDPYATVAVDRLDEHGGTVAVVAVTSEDGSRTRTYRIHLVRR; encoded by the coding sequence GTGCCCCATCGGCATCGCATAGTCCGGGCTCTGGCGCCGACGGTTCCCCTGGCGCTCGGCGCGAGTCTCATGGCCGCGCCCGTGGCGAGCGCGGCGGACCCGGCACCGCGGAGCGCGGTCACCGTACGGATCGATCCCTCCTACCAGCAGCAGGAGTTCGAGGGGTGGGGCACGAGCCTGGTCTGGTTCGCCAACGCCACGGGCGGCTATCCCGAACCCATCCGAAGACAGCTCGTGGACATGCTCTTCGGCGCCGACGGCCTCGGTCTCAACATCGCCCGGTACAACATCGGCGGCGGCAACGCCCCCGACGTCCGCGAGGACTACATGAAGGCGGGCGCCACCATGGAGGGCTTCTGGAAGGCCCCCGAGGGGACCACCCGGCAGGACATGGACTGGTGGGACCCGAACAACCCGGACCACTGGAACTGGGACGCCGACGCCGGGCAGCGCTGGTGGGTGGACCAGATCAAGGACAAGGTCAGCCGCTGGGAGGCGTTCAGCAACTCGCCGCCCTGGTTCCAGACCGTCAGCGGATACGTCTCCGGAGGCTTCGACGCGAGCGACGACCAGATCCGCGCCGACCGCGTGGACGACTTCGCCACCTATCTGACCCGGGTGACCGAGCGCATTGAGCAGGCCCACGGCATCGAGTTCGACACGATCGACCCGCTCAATGAGCCCAACACGCCGTACTGGGGCACCCAGCTCGGTGCGGACGGACAGCCCATGGGCGGGCGCCAAGAGGGCGCGCACGCGGGCCCCGAGCTCCAGCAGAAGGTGATCCTCGCCCTCGACAAGGCGCTCGAAGGGGCACGCACCGACGCCGAGATCTCCGCGATGGACGAGACCAACCCCGGCATCTTCACCCAGAACTGGAACGCCTACGGCACCCCCGCCCGCGCGGCCGTCGACCAGCTCAACGTGCACACCTACGGCACGGGCCAGCGCACCAGCGCCCGCGACATCGCCAAGGGCGCGGACAAGAAGCTGTGGATGAGCGAGGTCGAGGGCACCTGGGGCACCGGCACCGACTACACCGGCATGGAACCGGGTCTGGGCATCGCCACCCGGATGGTCGACGACATGCGTGAACTGGAGCCCTCGGCCTGGGTGTTCTGGCAGCCGATCGAGGACTCCGTCCCCCAGACAGCCGCGGGCAAGAACTGGGGCAGCATCCATGTCCCGTTCAACTGCACGGCCGAGGACACCCTGGAGACCTGCCCGATCCGGACCAACTCCAAGTTCCACACCATCCGCAACTTCACCCACTACATCCGCCCCGGCGACCACTTCGTGAAGGTCGACGATCCGTCGAGCGTCGCCGCCGTGCGGCAGAACGGCCGTGCGGCGACCGTGGTGCACGTGAACAGCGCCACCTCCGCACGCTCGGTGACCCTCGACCTCTCCCGCTTCGGCAAGGTCGCCCACCGGGCCACCGTCACTCCCGTGGTCACCAGCGGCGACGGAGCCCTGGTCCGCGACACGCCGGTCCTGGTGACCGACCGGTCCGCCACGCTCTCCGTCCCCGCCAAGTCGGTCACGACCTTCCTGGTCGAGGGGGCCGCCGGCGTGGCACGCGACGCCGCCCTCGTGCGGCCCGGGCATGTCTACCGGCTCCAGGGGGCGCAGAGCGGCAAGTCGTTGGCGCCCTCGGACGACGGCAGCGGAGCCGTCGTCCGCACGACCGACCCCGCCGACGCTCAACAGCTCTGGTCCGTACGGAAGTTGACCCGCGGCACCGACAACCGCGAGCGCTACGCCCTCACCCACGCCAAGACCGGCAAGCGGCTCGCCGTACGCGACGACCAAGCCGTACTGGAGGAACCGGAGAGCGACCGCGGCCAGGTCCCCGAAGCCGCGCAGTGGATCATGTCGACGACCGGCGACGCCACCTGGACGTTCGTCAACGCCGCCACCGGCCGCCTGGTCGACGTCACCGGGCAGTCGACCGCGGACGGCGCCAAGGTGTCCACGTACACCCCGACCTCGGCCGCGAACCAGCGCTGGACCGTGACCGACGAGACCGTGCTGCGCACCGAACCGGCCAAGGCGTTCACCGTCCCCGGCCTGCGGCCCGAGCTGCCGACGACGGTGAGGCCGGTCCTCCGCGACGGCGCGCGGGGCGCTCTGCCCGTCGTGTGGGACCTCCCTTCGGACCGGAAGTGGCGTGACCCCGGCACGGTGCGGGTCAGGGGCGAGGCGACCGACCCCCTCGGGCGGAAGATCCCCGCGCTCGCGGTCGTCACCGTCGACATGATCGCCTCGACCCTTCCGGGCCGCGCCAAGACCTACGCGGGCGGCACGCCCGACCTTCCGGCCACGGTCGTCGGCATCGGCCGGAACGGCGGCCGGGCCGACCTTCCGGCGACCTGGGAACCGGCCCCCGACGGGGCGTTCGACACGACCGGCGTCGTGACCCTGCGCGGTGTCGCCCAGGTCGTCGGCGGCGACACGGTCGACGCGGCCGTGCGGGTGCAGGTCACGGAACCGGTGGAGACCAACATCGCCGTCGGCGACGGAGTCTCCGTCGCCGCCACCTTCACCGAGAGCGGGTACTCCGCGGAACGCCTGCGCAACGGCGACCTGACCGAGAAGGCCTGGTCCAACTGGAAACCGGGCAACACCAAGAACCCCTCCGACACCGTCACCTTCACCCTGCCGAAGGCACGCGACCTGAGCCGCGTCGTCGCGCACTTCTACCGGGACGGGAGCAGTGCCTCCTTCCCCGAGAGCCTGAAGGTGCAGGTGCGTGCGGCCGACACCGGCACATGGATCGACGCGAGCGACCCCGTGGCGGTCGGGACCGAGGGCACGCCGGTGGTCGACATCCCCCTGAAGGCGGGACCGGCGTCCGAGGTACGCGTCGTCATGACCGCACGTCAGGGCGGCTACCTCACCCTGAGCGAGATCGAGGTCCACGCCAAGGGTCCGGGAACCTCCTCGGACCCGGCTGCCGAGTCCATCGAGGTGTCCGGGAAGCCGATCCCGTCGTTCGACCCGGACACGACCGACTACCGGGTCGTCACCGGCGCCCCGAGCCGGACCCGCGTCACGGCGACGGCACGCGATCCCTACGCCACCGTCGCCGTCGACCGTCTCGACGAGCACGGCGGGACGGTGGCCGTCGTCGCCGTGACCAGCGAGGACGGGTCACGGACGCGGACGTACCGGATCCATCTCGTACGACGCTGA
- a CDS encoding DUF6333 family protein encodes MPDDSYWTLPPDRLVYGSMGHCNITVLLPPFDVDARTLPANDPARAAELAASLDTVDEVLEEIGPRSVHDVPYPYTRTDLEIVQTAAWGHVLGICDPALADSGNDLPLLSQARRLRERYPDARIVGRVRFHSGAAHTEDIVWLPDGALFHAAGWPGDEPFEVTGDPSAIASALGITDEALEDLGLDEEDPADVEWADFAALALGEADPWGIERIQTTAFRVRHTEFATSTMEELYFTA; translated from the coding sequence ATGCCCGACGACAGCTACTGGACCCTCCCACCCGACCGCTTGGTGTACGGCTCCATGGGTCACTGCAACATCACTGTCCTCCTCCCGCCGTTCGACGTGGACGCGCGCACGCTGCCGGCCAACGACCCCGCACGGGCCGCGGAGCTCGCCGCGTCGCTCGACACGGTGGACGAGGTCCTGGAGGAGATCGGACCCCGATCGGTGCACGACGTGCCCTACCCGTACACGCGAACCGACCTGGAGATCGTCCAGACCGCCGCGTGGGGGCATGTGCTCGGCATCTGCGACCCGGCGCTGGCCGACAGCGGCAACGACCTCCCCCTCCTGTCCCAGGCCCGCAGGCTGCGCGAGCGCTACCCGGACGCCCGCATCGTCGGCCGGGTTCGTTTCCACTCCGGGGCGGCCCACACCGAGGACATCGTCTGGCTGCCCGACGGTGCCTTGTTCCACGCCGCCGGCTGGCCCGGGGACGAGCCCTTCGAAGTGACCGGCGACCCGAGCGCCATCGCCTCCGCCCTCGGTATCACCGACGAGGCGCTGGAAGATCTCGGCCTGGACGAGGAGGACCCGGCCGACGTCGAATGGGCCGACTTCGCCGCACTGGCCCTGGGCGAGGCCGACCCCTGGGGCATCGAGCGCATCCAGACCACGGCCTTCCGCGTGCGGCACACGGAGTTTGCCACGTCCACGATGGAGGAGCTGTACTTCACGGCATGA
- a CDS encoding MFS transporter encodes MTGTVAPRAPRVSRLRRVLGIPATRGHGRFITGNLIDSLGNGMLLPLGLLYFTTLRDLPLAAVGAAVTVGQSAALPVVLVAGRLMDRHGPRRLTVIANVVSAAGFLSFLLAERPWQIAGAYLLVQSGVNAYYTAQRTLILRAAPAAETRGWFAFTGSLRNIGIGAGALLAAGALALFGTPALTWLVVTAAPLYLLAAFCFARVPTSPPSDAAPADATPDDTTTTTTTTTAEDTSRYLLLVACNLPFVLSQAMLSVLIAVYATETLGLPAWSASILLVVNTAMVSTLTSPLTAHAAPEQARHTMALGQVLLVCAMLAFAAPALPGAAIAAWPALLTAIVLFSLAEIFYSPAVSELSVTLTPGAARGSRQSLYQLSWSAGNIAAPALFTGLLEADALLPWTVQGAACLLALAAIPALKSPAAQGGRKRA; translated from the coding sequence ATGACCGGCACCGTCGCGCCCCGTGCGCCCCGTGTGTCCCGGCTGCGTCGCGTTCTCGGCATCCCTGCCACACGCGGACACGGCCGGTTCATCACCGGCAACCTCATCGACTCCCTCGGCAACGGCATGCTCCTGCCGCTGGGCCTGCTGTACTTCACGACCCTGCGCGATCTGCCCCTCGCCGCGGTCGGAGCAGCCGTCACCGTGGGCCAGTCGGCCGCCCTGCCCGTCGTCCTCGTCGCCGGTCGGTTGATGGACCGGCACGGCCCCCGACGTCTCACCGTCATCGCCAATGTCGTCAGCGCCGCCGGTTTCCTGTCCTTCCTTCTCGCCGAGCGCCCCTGGCAGATCGCCGGCGCCTACCTTCTGGTGCAGTCCGGTGTCAACGCCTACTACACGGCGCAGCGCACGCTGATCCTGCGCGCCGCGCCTGCCGCGGAGACGCGCGGCTGGTTCGCGTTCACCGGCAGCCTGCGCAACATCGGCATCGGGGCCGGGGCGCTGCTGGCGGCCGGCGCGCTCGCACTGTTCGGCACGCCCGCCCTGACGTGGCTCGTCGTCACGGCCGCGCCGCTGTACCTGCTGGCGGCGTTCTGCTTCGCCCGCGTGCCGACGAGCCCTCCGTCCGACGCGGCCCCCGCCGACGCCACGCCCGACGACACCACCACGACCACCACGACCACCACCGCCGAGGACACCAGCCGCTACCTGCTCCTGGTGGCCTGCAACCTCCCCTTCGTCCTGTCCCAGGCCATGCTGTCGGTGCTCATCGCCGTCTACGCCACCGAGACGCTCGGGCTGCCCGCCTGGTCCGCGAGCATCCTGCTGGTGGTGAACACCGCGATGGTCTCCACCCTCACCAGCCCGCTGACGGCACACGCCGCCCCCGAGCAGGCCCGGCACACCATGGCCCTCGGCCAGGTCCTGCTGGTGTGCGCCATGCTCGCGTTCGCCGCGCCCGCGCTGCCCGGGGCCGCCATCGCCGCATGGCCCGCACTTCTCACCGCGATCGTCCTCTTCAGCCTCGCCGAGATCTTCTACTCGCCGGCGGTCAGCGAGCTGTCCGTCACGCTCACCCCCGGTGCCGCCCGCGGCAGCAGGCAGAGCCTGTACCAACTCTCCTGGTCCGCGGGCAACATCGCCGCCCCCGCCCTGTTCACCGGCCTCCTCGAAGCCGACGCCCTGCTGCCCTGGACCGTGCAGGGCGCGGCGTGTCTCCTGGCTCTCGCCGCGATCCCGGCCCTCAAGTCCCCTGCCGCGCAGGGCGGAAGGAAGCGCGCATGA
- a CDS encoding ATP-grasp domain-containing protein: MRNPVRKIAFLRSVEIRRADPYIQRTVRDLARQGIESCLFHTHGTAGDGDFPGMRRRLDPAVTPAELAREVAEWGADAAVSISLPCENALRDATVKQLLDARGIPTVMTPLPSTLALCDKWETKQLLARAGLDTPRGVRVDSDLLAGRGVAFPAYADALRASAAGVGYPLLSKPLWDSTSMGIRALPDAAALDAYLADPPEVSAVIEECVTGALCSVDVVGEPGKYRVLPVCWTGTAGTEPVFTFADLRWCGPGPRADADFEPVAAKLAALCEELGVQGSVNVDMIYTGSRYVVLEINPRIGGATTLSCAASATNTFDALAAMARGDYSPAPVRRTGWAIEFLSPERLPEPARAELTDRLNLVTAHELVIDATSHGDIVVFTLAEGDEERTVKQLEELHRTAGWPRQEILGRIRALLTP; this comes from the coding sequence GTGCGCAATCCCGTCCGGAAGATCGCGTTCCTGCGGTCCGTGGAGATCCGACGCGCCGACCCGTACATCCAGCGAACGGTCCGCGACCTGGCCCGACAGGGCATCGAGAGCTGTCTGTTCCACACGCACGGCACGGCGGGCGACGGGGACTTCCCCGGCATGCGCCGTCGCCTCGATCCCGCCGTCACCCCCGCCGAACTCGCCCGCGAGGTCGCCGAGTGGGGTGCGGACGCCGCCGTATCCATCTCCCTGCCGTGCGAGAACGCGCTGCGGGACGCCACCGTCAAGCAACTCCTCGACGCCCGGGGCATCCCCACGGTCATGACCCCGCTGCCGTCGACCCTGGCCCTGTGCGACAAGTGGGAGACCAAGCAACTCCTCGCCCGCGCGGGCCTGGACACCCCACGCGGCGTCAGAGTCGACTCCGACCTGCTCGCCGGGCGCGGCGTCGCGTTTCCCGCGTACGCGGACGCCCTGCGCGCATCGGCCGCCGGCGTCGGCTACCCCCTCCTGTCCAAGCCGTTGTGGGACTCCACCAGCATGGGCATCAGGGCCCTGCCCGACGCCGCCGCTCTGGACGCGTATCTCGCCGATCCGCCAGAGGTGTCCGCGGTGATCGAGGAGTGCGTGACGGGAGCGCTGTGCTCGGTGGACGTGGTGGGCGAGCCCGGCAAGTACCGCGTGCTGCCCGTGTGCTGGACCGGCACGGCGGGCACCGAGCCCGTGTTCACCTTCGCCGACCTGCGCTGGTGCGGCCCCGGGCCGCGGGCCGACGCCGATTTCGAACCCGTCGCGGCCAAGCTGGCCGCCTTGTGCGAGGAGCTCGGCGTCCAGGGCTCCGTCAACGTCGACATGATCTACACCGGTTCGCGGTACGTGGTCCTGGAGATCAACCCCCGTATCGGCGGCGCCACCACGCTGTCCTGCGCCGCCTCCGCGACGAACACCTTCGACGCCCTGGCGGCCATGGCCCGCGGCGACTACAGCCCGGCCCCCGTGCGACGTACGGGATGGGCCATCGAGTTCCTCTCCCCCGAGCGCCTGCCGGAACCGGCGCGGGCGGAGCTGACCGACCGTCTGAATCTGGTGACAGCCCACGAGTTGGTGATCGACGCCACCAGTCACGGCGACATCGTCGTCTTCACTCTCGCCGAAGGCGACGAAGAGCGGACCGTCAAGCAACTGGAGGAGTTGCATCGGACAGCGGGCTGGCCGCGTCAGGAGATCCTGGGCAGGATCCGAGCCCTGCTCACCCCATGA
- a CDS encoding peptidogalycan biosysnthesis protein — translation MKSEIVSSVHAVPVAHWDRLARHAGVYLSHRWLAGEESDPTATASYALIRDGDGTLVAAAPLYLVHHEPNTYYDPVHLPPGTEKPRVIAGARRGYHNAPLTDPDLAEDVDAHCLALLHEAAREHAGRHGTAHWWPYLTESATRRLAPLYGTPAHRMEDDATIPLPGAGFDDYLASLPSKRRVAIRHERAAFEAAGLGIRRQRLADCYGDAGRLLAALQKSHGHGDDTDAMTSLLKRQADAMGEHARVVAAYDGPLMTGFCLYYHQGGTTWLRAVGIDPEHPAPFAYFTLTYYAPIEDAYRHGSTALHAGMKAIEAKCLRGARVSGLYALHDTRTGASSGSTPVSSPVSTTSASYEMDPVRPRP, via the coding sequence ATGAAGTCCGAGATCGTCAGCAGCGTCCACGCCGTGCCCGTCGCGCACTGGGACCGGCTCGCCCGGCACGCCGGGGTGTACCTGTCGCACCGCTGGCTCGCCGGCGAGGAGAGCGACCCCACGGCGACGGCCTCCTACGCGCTGATCCGCGACGGCGACGGCACCCTCGTCGCGGCCGCGCCCCTGTACCTGGTGCACCACGAACCCAACACCTACTACGACCCGGTGCACCTGCCGCCCGGCACGGAGAAGCCTCGGGTGATCGCGGGCGCCCGGCGCGGCTACCACAACGCGCCGTTGACCGACCCGGACCTTGCCGAGGACGTCGACGCCCACTGCCTGGCCCTGCTGCACGAGGCGGCACGCGAGCACGCCGGGCGGCACGGGACCGCGCACTGGTGGCCGTATCTGACCGAGTCCGCGACACGACGGCTCGCGCCGCTGTACGGCACGCCTGCGCACCGCATGGAGGACGACGCGACGATCCCGCTGCCGGGCGCCGGTTTCGACGACTATCTGGCCTCGCTGCCGTCCAAACGGCGCGTGGCGATACGTCACGAACGCGCCGCCTTCGAAGCGGCCGGACTCGGCATACGCCGCCAACGCCTCGCCGACTGCTACGGGGACGCCGGGCGCCTCCTCGCGGCACTGCAGAAGTCCCACGGCCACGGCGACGACACCGACGCGATGACGAGCCTGCTGAAACGCCAGGCGGACGCCATGGGTGAACATGCACGCGTGGTCGCCGCCTACGACGGTCCGCTGATGACCGGCTTCTGTCTCTACTACCACCAGGGCGGCACCACTTGGCTGCGCGCCGTCGGCATCGACCCCGAACACCCGGCCCCCTTCGCGTATTTCACGCTCACCTACTACGCGCCCATCGAGGACGCGTACCGCCATGGCTCCACCGCGCTGCACGCCGGGATGAAGGCCATCGAGGCCAAGTGCCTGCGCGGTGCGCGTGTCAGCGGGCTGTATGCCCTGCATGACACGCGCACTGGCGCGTCATCCGGCTCGACGCCCGTGTCGTCACCCGTGTCCACGACCTCAGCGTCGTACGAGATGGATCCGGTACGTCCGCGTCCGTGA
- a CDS encoding ATP-grasp domain-containing protein, whose amino-acid sequence MDSSDEPDLTGVMVIEPMGNAGPFLVKAAARLGIRLYAATDERVHAGYAPWLTRGLAGVCHTELADTARALDDMEAYCRAHRIAGVAVCWELLTPLAALLAARLGLPGNDPLRAKAARNKIAMAEAFGAAGVPAPAEAVVATAEQAHDVAASGRLGWPLVVKSAEQGGSWGVSVVAGPDGLDAAVAAAGRFTRAEPHGLPLDSRVLLQSYVPGEEFSADTVVHEGVPYPLPVVRKDTTAGTYRVETGHSCPAGLDPRTVRVIQDTAARAALAVGVRNGIAHTEVKVPPGGEPIVIETGARLPGDNICEIVEAATGVSEAAAYLQAVTGRLPHIAPTRDEAAALRFLLPDRAGVVEDVLIPAVPGTHSHIDIRPGQRVPDPADSSGRVGHVLARAASVDEARRLAGQVIADSLVKVS is encoded by the coding sequence GTGGACAGCAGCGACGAGCCGGACCTGACCGGCGTGATGGTGATCGAGCCCATGGGCAACGCGGGCCCCTTCCTCGTGAAGGCCGCGGCCCGGCTGGGCATACGGCTGTACGCGGCCACCGACGAGCGGGTTCACGCCGGCTACGCGCCCTGGCTGACCCGCGGTCTCGCCGGGGTGTGCCACACCGAACTGGCCGACACCGCGCGCGCGTTGGATGACATGGAGGCGTACTGTCGCGCGCATCGCATCGCGGGGGTGGCGGTCTGCTGGGAGCTGCTGACCCCGCTGGCGGCCCTGCTCGCCGCACGCCTCGGGCTGCCGGGCAACGACCCGCTGCGCGCCAAGGCCGCCCGCAACAAGATCGCCATGGCGGAGGCGTTCGGTGCGGCGGGCGTACCGGCCCCCGCGGAAGCGGTGGTCGCCACCGCCGAACAGGCCCATGACGTCGCCGCGTCCGGGCGGCTGGGCTGGCCGCTCGTCGTCAAGTCGGCCGAGCAGGGCGGCTCCTGGGGCGTGAGTGTGGTGGCGGGTCCGGACGGACTCGATGCCGCGGTGGCCGCCGCCGGGCGGTTCACCCGCGCCGAGCCGCACGGTCTGCCGCTGGACTCACGCGTGTTGCTGCAGAGCTATGTGCCCGGCGAGGAGTTCTCCGCCGACACGGTCGTGCACGAGGGAGTGCCCTATCCGCTGCCCGTGGTCCGCAAGGACACGACGGCGGGCACCTACCGTGTGGAGACCGGGCACTCCTGCCCGGCCGGGCTCGACCCGCGCACGGTACGGGTGATCCAGGACACCGCCGCGCGTGCCGCGCTCGCCGTCGGGGTGCGCAACGGCATCGCCCACACCGAGGTGAAGGTCCCTCCCGGCGGCGAGCCGATCGTCATCGAGACCGGGGCCCGGCTGCCCGGCGACAACATCTGCGAGATCGTCGAGGCCGCCACCGGGGTCAGTGAAGCGGCCGCCTATCTGCAGGCCGTCACCGGGCGGCTGCCGCACATCGCGCCGACCCGCGACGAGGCGGCCGCGCTGCGCTTCCTGCTGCCCGACCGGGCGGGGGTGGTGGAGGACGTCCTGATCCCCGCCGTGCCCGGCACCCACAGCCACATCGACATTCGTCCCGGACAACGGGTGCCCGACCCGGCCGACAGTTCCGGCCGGGTCGGGCACGTCCTGGCGCGCGCCGCGTCCGTCGACGAGGCCCGCCGCCTTGCTGGCCAAGTGATCGCCGACTCCCTGGTGAAAGTGAGCTGA